A window of the Fusarium poae strain DAOMC 252244 chromosome 3, whole genome shotgun sequence genome harbors these coding sequences:
- a CDS encoding hypothetical protein (TransMembrane:3 (i12-28o65-83i95-116o)): MASGAFFNPRVLLLTTPLVSSSITLWFARDQSFFLSLFTKAPIERKKANEIIPGYITNFYGSGPWAVLTFVGLTFTTSIRNIWSERALLESRGSLFWYGWSAALALGHLAYVPAVAWKLRALWEDNCAVEGTDNVGMLERWLTVNNTRMFTTDLGAWVCAVVAISKTLTV, translated from the coding sequence ATGGCTTCAGGGGCCTTTTTTAACCCGAGGGTCCTCCTTCTGACGACACCTCTCGTCTCATCGAGTATCACTCTTTGGTTCGCTCGCGACCAAAGCTTCTTCCTTTCACTCTTCACCAAAGCACCCATAGAGCGCAAGAAAGCCAACGAAATCATCCCAGGCTACATCACCAACTTCTACGGCTCAGGCCCATGGGCTGTTCTCACTTTTGTCGGACTCACGTTCACCACTTCCATCAGGAACATCTGGTCTGAGCGCGCTCTGCTGGAGTCTCGTGGATCGCTGTTCTGGTACGGCTGGTCTGCTGCCCTTGCGTTGGGTCACCTGGCATATGTTCCTGCTGTAGCGTGGAAGCTTAGGGCCTTGTGGGAGGATAACTGCGCTGTTGAGGGAACGGACAATGTTGGGATGCTGGAGAGGTGGTTGACTGTGAATAACACGAGGATGTTTACTACGGATCTTGGCGCTTGGGTTTGTGCCGTTGTCGCTATCTCAAAGACGTTGACTGTTTAG